A window from Mytilus galloprovincialis chromosome 8, xbMytGall1.hap1.1, whole genome shotgun sequence encodes these proteins:
- the LOC143085185 gene encoding peroxiredoxin-like 2C, with product MKIQAFRQIESTLTQNDIRLVFISNSTPVQTTEFLEIATVPVCGDLYSDPQLQLYKLFSLKRGRFRSLVMPIVSGLRKYGMKGVTEGIKLGYETGHLAGDSWQQGGTVILDTDANIKYVHVEEHPADWPDMEKVLPLIGIQNTSIDYKKAVSDWLKAREESTSKS from the exons ATGAAGATCCAGGCCTTTCGTCAAATCGAGTCAACACTTACTCAGAATGACATCAGGCTTGTCTTCATCAGCAACTCTACACCCGTACAGACGACAGAATTCCTTGAGATTGCAACAGTGCCCGTATGTGGAGATCTGTACTCGGACCCACAACTTCAGCTGTATAAATTGTTCAGTTTAAAGAGGGGTCGGTTCAGATCACTTGTTATGCCTATTGTTTCTGGTCTACGTAAATATGGAATGAAAGGAGTAACTGAAG GTATTAAACTTGGTTATGAAACTGGACATCTAGCAGGAGATTCGTGGCAACAAGGTGGAACCGTCATCTTAGACACAGACGCCAACATTAAATATGTG CATGTTGAAGAACACCCAGCTGATTGGCCAGATATGGAAAAGGTTCTCCCCTTGATCGGAATTCAAAATACTTCAATAGATTATAAAAAGGCTGTTAGTGATTGGTTGAAAGCTAGAGAGGAATCTACCAGCAAATCTTAA
- the LOC143085184 gene encoding uncharacterized protein LOC143085184 isoform X2 translates to MTEPKRLPFTTVTDSEKEKKSKKDPPTVRFSLSLNTPNEQQCSEFSYADLLKKSLGEKKPTENGDDPFGEDEDVEAMAAIAKKFEEKYNPKNTKWKKKHGRIQDYVDLGDGYDENDEFIDNSEAYDEVVPACLTTKLGGFYINCGKLDFKELSDDSDDDFKLGTLKKKKKKRRIESDSESDTEKKGTKIKKRKIKDGIEGGGKKKKKLLNGEGKEFKKPKKPNPEKSKKKMSPTVAELLKQQTESTAGGESNMNGRLTPNVNSQSSQEGSSQDEGIDSVIDSVIAMSKGDKLDAVFDSVIGMTDSNSKDGNEEKKPESAPKLPDGLKPNFLQIIDKLKETAKCSNVSKGKFFNGEVSEMLLDIELTTRQLPCSQRSVIFGHLAWFLPCTKDTLLKRAKKLRLDRQEDQLKGPLQKLKDAIASVMPAQQEKHDAEFQIWKQKQAETDANKPEENKPEGKDGDTEDSEEEGEKSNATNQEPTKKKVAAPKKKFEWNENLRALLCDVVRVKMKIYNYMKTRTQTAEEYLKTFIEREVKVLWPKGWMQTSVLFKESRPGHVAWTNPPKIKKVPVINKTPNSAANTPAMTPKQGITPASAPLMVTKQGVTPASAQGLSQKPVVFPGNTPVRPPGSGDAGKIIPTLLDYANDQSSSLAKSAADKMTPGNKEKTGSSVSGTSPGLSLLASSAASQKYIGDRSWDHVVSDILRSSLTSPTSGQNTNNNNSLAAHQSESKKDSTFLKQFQNYASSVFQQQLVKDESKTSPTKSHQQHAVQSSLQIKPQDAHQMVQKLKAAQAPKQSPTPAHQKQVTNAQLASYLTQKAASGNITSLINQDAYKQFLESREKQISQIHHGDGKPKTVTTQRMNKPKTIVVHSGNSVHGRPAVTTKYSPPNIGNNSLDSAKKPTLMRSISQGSVSMQTGNQIQGLRISPTSAHISAHHVSPLASPGGGQRQSPSKSGGSYHSPHSVASLTSPSKGEATATNLLQSLFGQIDQAHVQQKSPSPSGGVNRTTPPQGKSSASPIWSMTSIVQTKPSNTSPSSYALPGMPKPVPGYQSIKLSAFNKETGGIQPPPHSPTMKSLLHNSIPQGLVNHPGNNFVPTSPILPGQPNANLQSQAGKSSNSSHGY, encoded by the exons ATGACGGAACCCAAGAGACTTCCATTTACCACAGTTACTGATTCTGAGAAGGAGAAAAAGTCGAAAAAGGACCCTCCAACTGTCCGTTTCAGTTTGTCCCTCAACACTCCGAACGAACAACAGTGCTCAGAGTTTTCTTATGCAGATTTACTGAAAAAGTCACTG GGTGAAAAGAAGCCAACAGAAAATGGGGATGATCCTTTTGGTGAAGATGAAGATGTTGAAGCTATGGCGGCCATTGCaaagaaatttgaagaaaaatat AATCCAAAGAACACAAAATGGAAAAAGAAACATGGACGTATACAAGACTATGTTGACCTTGGTGATGGGTATGACGaaaatgatgagtttattgataatTCTGAAGCT TATGATGAAGTTGTACCAGCCTGCTTAACAACCAAACTTGGAGGATTTTATATAAACTGTGGAAAACTAGATTTCAAAGAATTATCAGACGACTCAGACGATGACTTCAAACTAGGAACtctcaaaaagaaaaagaagaaaagg AGAATAGAATCTGATTCTGAATCTGATACAGAAAAGAAAGGAACCAAAATAAAA aaaagaaaaataaaagatggTATTGAGGGAGGaggaaagaaaaagaagaaattacTAAATGGAGAAGGAAAAGAATTTAAGAAACCAAAGAAACCAAATCCTGAAAAATCCAA AAAGAAAATGTCACCAACTGTGGCTGAGTTACTAAAACAACAAACAGAATCTACGGCTGGTGGAGAATCAAATATGAACGGGAGATTAACCCCCAATGTTAACAGTCAGTCATCACAGGAAGGATCGTCACAGGACGAAGGTATAGACTCTGTGATTGATTCTGTCATAGCCATGAGTAAAGGGGACAAGCTGGATGCTGTGTTTGATTCAGTGATTGGTATGACAGATTCAAACAGCAAAGATGGCAATGAAGAGAAAAAACCAGAATCTGCACCAAAGCTACCGGATGGACTCAAACcaaattttcttcaaattattgATAAACTGAAAGAG ACAGCAAAGTGTTCTAATGTTAGTAAAGGGAAGTTCTTCAATGGAGAAGTCAGTGAAATGCTGTTAGA TATTGAACTGACAACAAGACAGTTACCCTGCAGTCAGAGATCCGTTATATTTGGACATTTAGCCTGGTTCCTGCCTTGTACCAAAGATACATTACTGAAGAGAGCTAAGAAGCTGAGGTTAGATAGACAAGAGGATCAACTGAAAGGACCTTTACAGAAACTTAAAGATG CTATTGCAAGTGTTATGCCTGCACAACAAGAGAAGCATGATGCCGAATTTCAGATTTG GAAACAGAAGCAGGCAGAAACTGATGCCAACAAACCAGAGGAGAACAAACCTGAAGGTAAAGATGGGGATACTGAGGACTCTGAGGAGGAAGGCGAAAAATCTAATGCTACAAACCAGGAACCTACCAAGAAAAAGGTGGCAGCACCAAAGAAAAAATTTGAATGGAATGAAAATCTTAG GGCATTGTTGTGTGATGTTGTTCGGGTTAAGATGAAGATATATAATTACATGAAAACTAGAACACAGACGGCAGAGGAATACCTGAAGACTTTTATAGAAAGAGAGGTTAAAGTACTTTGGCCAAAAGGATGGATGCAAACTAG TGTTCTATTCAAAGAAAGTAGACCAGGACATGTAGCCTGGACAAACCC ACCAAAGATCAAGAAAGTACCAGTGATAAACAAAACACCAAATTCTGCTGCAAATACACCAGCCATGACACCCAAGCAAGGAATAACCCCTGCAAGTGCCCCTCTAATGGTAACAAAACAGGGTGTTACTCCAGCTAGTGCACAAGGACTATCTCAGAAGCCTGTAGTTTTTCCAGGAAATACCCCAGTGAGACCCCCAGGTTCAGGGGATGCTGGTAAAATCATTCCCACCTTATTAGATTATGCAAATGATCAGTCATCTTCATTGGCAAAATCTGCAGCAGACAAGATGACGCCAGGAAATAAAGAGAAAACAGGAAGTAGTGTTAGTGGCACGTCACCTGGACTTTCACTTCTGGCATCTTCGGCAGCATCTCAAAAATACATAGGTGATAGATCTTGGGATCATGTGGTCTCTGATATTTTAAGATCATCCCTAACATCTCCAACCTCAGGACAgaatactaataataataatagccTTGCAGCACATCAGTCTGAGAGTAAGAAGGATTCAACTTTCCTTAAACAGTTTCAGAATTATGCATCTTCTGTGTTTCAACAGCAGCTAGTTAAAGATGAAAGCAAAACTTCACCAACAAAAAGTCACCAGCAACATGCAGTACAGTCATCACTACAGATAAAACCACAGGATGCCCATCAAATGGTTCAAAAGTTAAAAGCAGCACAGGCACCAAAGCAATCCCCAACTCCAGCACATCAAAAGCAAGTCACTAATGCTCAGTTAGCGTCGTATCTAACTCAGAAGGCTGCATCAGGGAACATAACATCATTGATTAATCAAGATGCATATAAACAATTTCTTGAAAGTCGAGAAAAACAAATTTCTCAAATCCATCACGGAGATGGAAAGCCAAAAACTGTTACTACTCAGCGAATGAATAAACCAAAAACAATTGTAGTGCATTCCGGGAATTCTGTTCATGGAAGACCGGCAGTTACAACAAAATATTCTCCACCAAACATTGGAAATAATAGTTTAGATAGTGCTAAAAAACCAACACTGATGCGTTCAATATCTCAGGGTTCAGTATCCATGCAAACAGGAAACCAGATTCAGGGATTAAGAATATCACCAACGTCAGCACACATATCAGCTCATCACGTCTCCCCCTTGGCATCCCCAGGGGGAGGACAAAGACAGTCACCCTCTAAATCTGGTGGCAGCTATCATAGTCCACATTCAGTTGCTAGTTTGACAAGTCCTTCAAAAGGGGAGGCAACTGCAACTAATTTATTACAAAGTTTGTTTGGTCAAATTGACCAGGCACATGTACAACAGAAATCCCCATCACCTTCTGGTGGTGTTAACCGAACCACACCACCACAAGGTAAATCTAGTGCTTCTCCTATATGGAGTATGACTTCAATAGTGCAAACAAAACCCTCAAACACATCTCCTTCATCCTATGCTCTACCAGGAATGCCTAAACCAGTTCCAGGGTACCAGAGTATTAAATTATCAGCTTTCAATAAAGAAACTGGAGGAATACAACCACCACCACATTCTCCTACCATGAAATCTTTGCTCCACAACAGCATACCTCAGG GCCTTGTTAACCATCCAGGAAATAATTTTGTTCCAACAAGTCCTATATTACCAGGACAACCAAATGCGAATTTACAGAGTCAAGCAG GTAAATCGTCAAATTCATCACATGGTTACTGA
- the LOC143085184 gene encoding uncharacterized protein LOC143085184 isoform X1, whose protein sequence is MTEPKRLPFTTVTDSEKEKKSKKDPPTVRFSLSLNTPNEQQCSEFSYADLLKKSLGEKKPTENGDDPFGEDEDVEAMAAIAKKFEEKYNPKNTKWKKKHGRIQDYVDLGDGYDENDEFIDNSEAYDEVVPACLTTKLGGFYINCGKLDFKELSDDSDDDFKLGTLKKKKKKRRIESDSESDTEKKGTKIKKRKIKDGIEGGGKKKKKLLNGEGKEFKKPKKPNPEKSKKKMSPTVAELLKQQTESTAGGESNMNGRLTPNVNSQSSQEGSSQDEGIDSVIDSVIAMSKGDKLDAVFDSVIGMTDSNSKDGNEEKKPESAPKLPDGLKPNFLQIIDKLKETAKCSNVSKGKFFNGEVSEMLLDIELTTRQLPCSQRSVIFGHLAWFLPCTKDTLLKRAKKLRLDRQEDQLKGPLQKLKDAIASVMPAQQEKHDAEFQIWKQKQAETDANKPEENKPEGKDGDTEDSEEEGEKSNATNQEPTKKKVAAPKKKFEWNENLRALLCDVVRVKMKIYNYMKTRTQTAEEYLKTFIEREVKVLWPKGWMQTSVLFKESRPGHVAWTNPPKIKKVPVINKTPNSAANTPAMTPKQGITPASAPLMVTKQGVTPASAQGLSQKPVVFPGNTPVRPPGSGDAGKIIPTLLDYANDQSSSLAKSAADKMTPGNKEKTGSSVSGTSPGLSLLASSAASQKYIGDRSWDHVVSDILRSSLTSPTSGQNTNNNNSLAAHQSESKKDSTFLKQFQNYASSVFQQQLVKDESKTSPTKSHQQHAVQSSLQIKPQDAHQMVQKLKAAQAPKQSPTPAHQKQVTNAQLASYLTQKAASGNITSLINQDAYKQFLESREKQISQIHHGDGKPKTVTTQRMNKPKTIVVHSGNSVHGRPAVTTKYSPPNIGNNSLDSAKKPTLMRSISQGSVSMQTGNQIQGLRISPTSAHISAHHVSPLASPGGGQRQSPSKSGGSYHSPHSVASLTSPSKGEATATNLLQSLFGQIDQAHVQQKSPSPSGGVNRTTPPQGKSSASPIWSMTSIVQTKPSNTSPSSYALPGMPKPVPGYQSIKLSAFNKETGGIQPPPHSPTMKSLLHNSIPQGLVNHPGNNFVPTSPILPGQPNANLQSQAGFFPPFTTQQSTYPYGTYYTGKSSNSSHGY, encoded by the exons ATGACGGAACCCAAGAGACTTCCATTTACCACAGTTACTGATTCTGAGAAGGAGAAAAAGTCGAAAAAGGACCCTCCAACTGTCCGTTTCAGTTTGTCCCTCAACACTCCGAACGAACAACAGTGCTCAGAGTTTTCTTATGCAGATTTACTGAAAAAGTCACTG GGTGAAAAGAAGCCAACAGAAAATGGGGATGATCCTTTTGGTGAAGATGAAGATGTTGAAGCTATGGCGGCCATTGCaaagaaatttgaagaaaaatat AATCCAAAGAACACAAAATGGAAAAAGAAACATGGACGTATACAAGACTATGTTGACCTTGGTGATGGGTATGACGaaaatgatgagtttattgataatTCTGAAGCT TATGATGAAGTTGTACCAGCCTGCTTAACAACCAAACTTGGAGGATTTTATATAAACTGTGGAAAACTAGATTTCAAAGAATTATCAGACGACTCAGACGATGACTTCAAACTAGGAACtctcaaaaagaaaaagaagaaaagg AGAATAGAATCTGATTCTGAATCTGATACAGAAAAGAAAGGAACCAAAATAAAA aaaagaaaaataaaagatggTATTGAGGGAGGaggaaagaaaaagaagaaattacTAAATGGAGAAGGAAAAGAATTTAAGAAACCAAAGAAACCAAATCCTGAAAAATCCAA AAAGAAAATGTCACCAACTGTGGCTGAGTTACTAAAACAACAAACAGAATCTACGGCTGGTGGAGAATCAAATATGAACGGGAGATTAACCCCCAATGTTAACAGTCAGTCATCACAGGAAGGATCGTCACAGGACGAAGGTATAGACTCTGTGATTGATTCTGTCATAGCCATGAGTAAAGGGGACAAGCTGGATGCTGTGTTTGATTCAGTGATTGGTATGACAGATTCAAACAGCAAAGATGGCAATGAAGAGAAAAAACCAGAATCTGCACCAAAGCTACCGGATGGACTCAAACcaaattttcttcaaattattgATAAACTGAAAGAG ACAGCAAAGTGTTCTAATGTTAGTAAAGGGAAGTTCTTCAATGGAGAAGTCAGTGAAATGCTGTTAGA TATTGAACTGACAACAAGACAGTTACCCTGCAGTCAGAGATCCGTTATATTTGGACATTTAGCCTGGTTCCTGCCTTGTACCAAAGATACATTACTGAAGAGAGCTAAGAAGCTGAGGTTAGATAGACAAGAGGATCAACTGAAAGGACCTTTACAGAAACTTAAAGATG CTATTGCAAGTGTTATGCCTGCACAACAAGAGAAGCATGATGCCGAATTTCAGATTTG GAAACAGAAGCAGGCAGAAACTGATGCCAACAAACCAGAGGAGAACAAACCTGAAGGTAAAGATGGGGATACTGAGGACTCTGAGGAGGAAGGCGAAAAATCTAATGCTACAAACCAGGAACCTACCAAGAAAAAGGTGGCAGCACCAAAGAAAAAATTTGAATGGAATGAAAATCTTAG GGCATTGTTGTGTGATGTTGTTCGGGTTAAGATGAAGATATATAATTACATGAAAACTAGAACACAGACGGCAGAGGAATACCTGAAGACTTTTATAGAAAGAGAGGTTAAAGTACTTTGGCCAAAAGGATGGATGCAAACTAG TGTTCTATTCAAAGAAAGTAGACCAGGACATGTAGCCTGGACAAACCC ACCAAAGATCAAGAAAGTACCAGTGATAAACAAAACACCAAATTCTGCTGCAAATACACCAGCCATGACACCCAAGCAAGGAATAACCCCTGCAAGTGCCCCTCTAATGGTAACAAAACAGGGTGTTACTCCAGCTAGTGCACAAGGACTATCTCAGAAGCCTGTAGTTTTTCCAGGAAATACCCCAGTGAGACCCCCAGGTTCAGGGGATGCTGGTAAAATCATTCCCACCTTATTAGATTATGCAAATGATCAGTCATCTTCATTGGCAAAATCTGCAGCAGACAAGATGACGCCAGGAAATAAAGAGAAAACAGGAAGTAGTGTTAGTGGCACGTCACCTGGACTTTCACTTCTGGCATCTTCGGCAGCATCTCAAAAATACATAGGTGATAGATCTTGGGATCATGTGGTCTCTGATATTTTAAGATCATCCCTAACATCTCCAACCTCAGGACAgaatactaataataataatagccTTGCAGCACATCAGTCTGAGAGTAAGAAGGATTCAACTTTCCTTAAACAGTTTCAGAATTATGCATCTTCTGTGTTTCAACAGCAGCTAGTTAAAGATGAAAGCAAAACTTCACCAACAAAAAGTCACCAGCAACATGCAGTACAGTCATCACTACAGATAAAACCACAGGATGCCCATCAAATGGTTCAAAAGTTAAAAGCAGCACAGGCACCAAAGCAATCCCCAACTCCAGCACATCAAAAGCAAGTCACTAATGCTCAGTTAGCGTCGTATCTAACTCAGAAGGCTGCATCAGGGAACATAACATCATTGATTAATCAAGATGCATATAAACAATTTCTTGAAAGTCGAGAAAAACAAATTTCTCAAATCCATCACGGAGATGGAAAGCCAAAAACTGTTACTACTCAGCGAATGAATAAACCAAAAACAATTGTAGTGCATTCCGGGAATTCTGTTCATGGAAGACCGGCAGTTACAACAAAATATTCTCCACCAAACATTGGAAATAATAGTTTAGATAGTGCTAAAAAACCAACACTGATGCGTTCAATATCTCAGGGTTCAGTATCCATGCAAACAGGAAACCAGATTCAGGGATTAAGAATATCACCAACGTCAGCACACATATCAGCTCATCACGTCTCCCCCTTGGCATCCCCAGGGGGAGGACAAAGACAGTCACCCTCTAAATCTGGTGGCAGCTATCATAGTCCACATTCAGTTGCTAGTTTGACAAGTCCTTCAAAAGGGGAGGCAACTGCAACTAATTTATTACAAAGTTTGTTTGGTCAAATTGACCAGGCACATGTACAACAGAAATCCCCATCACCTTCTGGTGGTGTTAACCGAACCACACCACCACAAGGTAAATCTAGTGCTTCTCCTATATGGAGTATGACTTCAATAGTGCAAACAAAACCCTCAAACACATCTCCTTCATCCTATGCTCTACCAGGAATGCCTAAACCAGTTCCAGGGTACCAGAGTATTAAATTATCAGCTTTCAATAAAGAAACTGGAGGAATACAACCACCACCACATTCTCCTACCATGAAATCTTTGCTCCACAACAGCATACCTCAGG GCCTTGTTAACCATCCAGGAAATAATTTTGTTCCAACAAGTCCTATATTACCAGGACAACCAAATGCGAATTTACAGAGTCAAGCAG GATTTTTCCCACCCTTCACCACACAACAATCAACTTATCCCTATGGAACTTACTATACAG GTAAATCGTCAAATTCATCACATGGTTACTGA